A genomic segment from Frateuria edaphi encodes:
- a CDS encoding alpha/beta hydrolase family protein: protein MTTRSENTDIAVDGARIAGTVLAPGSTIPGVLFVHGWGGCQERDLGRAQQIAALGCICLTFDMRGHVRTEALRQTVTREQNLADVVAAYDHLRLQPHVDPDSILVVGASYGGYLASILTSLRPVKWLALRVPALYEDQDWDEPKRSLPRKELHAYRSRVLEPDDNRALRACSDFRGDVLIVESGHDHLVPHPAIVSYRNAFHRSHSVTYRIVDEADHALSSPDCQRAYSSMLLGWTTEMVFGARAGGAPGLAPPRPS from the coding sequence ATGACGACGCGTAGCGAAAACACCGACATCGCCGTCGACGGCGCGCGCATCGCCGGCACCGTGCTTGCCCCCGGCTCGACCATCCCCGGCGTGCTGTTCGTGCATGGCTGGGGCGGCTGCCAGGAACGCGACCTGGGCCGCGCGCAGCAGATCGCCGCACTGGGCTGCATCTGCCTGACCTTCGACATGCGCGGCCACGTGCGCACCGAGGCCCTGCGCCAGACCGTCACCCGCGAACAGAACCTCGCCGACGTGGTGGCCGCCTACGATCATCTGCGCCTGCAGCCACACGTCGACCCGGATTCGATCCTGGTGGTCGGCGCCAGCTACGGCGGTTATCTCGCGTCGATCCTCACGTCGCTGCGCCCGGTGAAATGGCTCGCGCTGCGCGTGCCGGCGCTTTACGAGGACCAGGACTGGGACGAGCCCAAACGCTCGCTGCCGCGCAAGGAGCTGCACGCCTACCGCAGCCGCGTGCTGGAACCGGACGACAATCGCGCGCTGCGCGCCTGCAGCGATTTCCGCGGCGACGTGCTGATCGTCGAATCGGGCCACGACCACCTGGTGCCGCATCCGGCGATCGTGAGCTACCGCAACGCCTTCCACCGCTCCCACTCGGTCACCTACCGGATCGTCGACGAGGCCGACCACGCGCTTTCCAGCCCCGATTGCCAGCGCGCCTACTCCTCGATGCTGCTCGGCTGGACCACCGAAATGGTCTTCGGCGCCCGCGCCGGCGGCGCTCCCGGCCTGGCCCCGCCACGGCCCTCGTAG
- a CDS encoding TMEM175 family protein, whose protein sequence is MESRVREALTDHHVGQRHLDRMVMLSDGVFAIAITLSAIELKPEEDLAATVLQAWGRPLLLYFLSFLLIGSLWFLHRRIVAHLRDVDAVGTVLNLLTLSLVALVPVVVRYALAQSATGEDLHKGFIVYASGVGLTYACAGVMWGYLAFIARLAPDVERNLARVWLLELVSAPMLMAAAVFYDIQQQVPALVLTVLALGVLAAKRRYRRLAKAARGAG, encoded by the coding sequence ATGGAAAGCCGTGTACGCGAAGCGCTGACCGACCATCACGTCGGCCAGCGCCACCTCGACCGGATGGTGATGTTGTCCGATGGCGTCTTCGCCATCGCGATCACCCTTTCGGCGATCGAACTGAAGCCGGAAGAAGACCTCGCCGCCACGGTGCTGCAGGCCTGGGGGCGCCCGCTGCTGCTGTATTTCCTGAGCTTCCTGCTGATCGGATCGCTGTGGTTCCTGCACCGGCGCATCGTGGCCCACCTGCGGGACGTGGACGCGGTCGGTACCGTGCTCAACCTGCTGACGCTGAGCCTGGTCGCCCTGGTGCCGGTGGTGGTGCGCTACGCGCTCGCCCAGAGCGCCACCGGCGAGGATCTCCACAAGGGCTTCATCGTCTACGCCTCCGGCGTGGGCCTCACCTACGCCTGTGCCGGGGTGATGTGGGGCTACCTCGCCTTCATCGCGCGGCTGGCGCCCGATGTGGAACGGAATCTCGCGCGCGTCTGGCTGCTGGAGCTGGTCTCCGCGCCGATGCTGATGGCCGCGGCCGTGTTCTACGACATCCAGCAGCAGGTCCCGGCGCTCGTACTCACCGTGCTTGCCCTGGGGGTGCTTGCCGCCAAGCGCCGCTACCGGCGGCTGGCCAAGGCGGCCAGGGGCGCGGGCTGA
- a CDS encoding ferredoxin--NADP reductase → MVALATEHVIDVRHWNDSLFSFRATRDPGFRFESGQFVMIGLEVDGRPLMRAYSIASASWEEHLEFFSIKVPNGPLTSRLQHLKPGDPLVVSRKSTGTLVLDDLKPGRNLYLLGTGTGLAPFMSIIRDPATYERYEKIVLAHGVRHISDLAYADYLERELPQHEYLGELAREKLIYYPTVTREPFRNRGRITDAIVDGVMSQATGLPPLSPDTDRVMLCGSPAMLDDLCALLDGRGFQASPRTREPGDYVIERAFVEK, encoded by the coding sequence ATGGTGGCACTGGCGACCGAGCACGTGATCGACGTGCGGCACTGGAACGACAGCCTCTTCAGCTTCCGCGCGACGCGCGACCCGGGCTTCCGCTTCGAAAGCGGGCAGTTCGTGATGATCGGCCTGGAAGTGGACGGCCGTCCGCTGATGCGCGCCTACTCCATCGCCAGCGCGAGCTGGGAGGAGCACCTGGAGTTCTTCTCGATCAAGGTGCCCAACGGACCGCTGACCTCGCGCCTGCAGCACTTGAAGCCCGGCGACCCGTTGGTGGTCAGCCGCAAGTCCACCGGAACGCTGGTGCTCGATGACCTCAAGCCCGGCCGGAACCTGTACCTGCTCGGCACCGGCACGGGGCTGGCGCCGTTCATGAGCATCATCCGCGACCCGGCCACCTACGAGCGCTACGAGAAGATCGTGCTGGCCCATGGCGTGCGCCACATCAGCGACCTGGCCTATGCCGACTACCTGGAGCGCGAGCTGCCGCAGCACGAATACCTGGGCGAGCTGGCGCGCGAGAAGCTGATCTATTACCCCACCGTCACCCGCGAGCCGTTCCGCAACCGCGGACGCATCACCGACGCCATCGTCGACGGCGTGATGAGCCAGGCGACGGGCCTGCCGCCGCTCAGCCCGGACACCGACCGCGTGATGCTGTGCGGCAGCCCGGCGATGCTCGATGACCTGTGCGCGCTGCTGGACGGGCGCGGCTTCCAGGCGTCGCCGCGCACACGGGAGCCGGGCGATTACGTGATCGAGCGGGCGTTCGTCGAAAAGTAG
- a CDS encoding DUF456 domain-containing protein, producing MEIALYLLAALLIVGGLAGTVLPILPGIPMIFGGIWLVAAVDGYRHLGLAWLLVIGALGALGVLVDFVAGAMGAKRVGASPRALWGATIGTVVGMFLGIPGLILGPFVGALLGELSAGTSVLRSAHVGAGTWIGLLAGTLVKLVISFLMVGLFGLAMLI from the coding sequence ATGGAAATCGCGCTGTACCTGCTCGCCGCGTTGCTCATCGTCGGCGGCCTCGCCGGCACGGTGCTGCCGATCCTGCCGGGCATCCCGATGATCTTCGGCGGCATCTGGCTGGTCGCCGCGGTCGATGGCTACCGGCACCTGGGCCTGGCCTGGCTGCTGGTGATCGGCGCGCTCGGCGCGCTCGGCGTACTGGTGGACTTCGTCGCCGGGGCGATGGGCGCCAAGCGCGTCGGTGCCAGCCCGCGCGCACTGTGGGGCGCCACGATCGGCACCGTGGTGGGCATGTTCCTGGGCATTCCCGGACTGATCCTGGGTCCCTTCGTGGGCGCGCTGCTGGGTGAACTCTCCGCCGGCACCAGCGTGCTGCGCTCGGCCCACGTCGGCGCCGGCACGTGGATCGGGCTGCTCGCCGGCACCCTGGTCAAGCTGGTGATCTCGTTCCTGATGGTTGGCCTTTTCGGCCTCGCCATGCTGATCTAG
- a CDS encoding DUF3182 family protein produces MASITPPPMQAGQARGSVVLGVGRDAAHSSHEAAAHAAIAQQLADLLGYDFAGAYVPGQRYPGPLYFVPGDVLTALDAAQACGIRSAADLFGGVVPDRVVASKAITHPLVDAPTRVPEGWSSAFAERVRSVVLPGYSAYTPADARRAGRALLHLGPVRIKPAHGNAGRGQRVVSDISELDAVVADFDEEALALDGMVLEADLVDLTTWSVGQVRVDHHTIAYYGTQWLTHDNAGEVAYGGSSLRVHRGGFDALLRESLPPPVRAAAAQAQLYDEAARQCFPRMFASRRNYDVVQGKDHRGQPHAGVLESSWRIGGASGAEAAALLRFHDEPGRRWLGVRSEERYGTDATPPPGASVLFHGADPVVGPLLKFTLVEDDDDA; encoded by the coding sequence GTGGCATCCATCACCCCGCCCCCCATGCAGGCAGGCCAGGCTCGCGGCAGCGTGGTCCTGGGCGTCGGGCGCGATGCCGCGCATTCCAGTCACGAGGCCGCCGCGCACGCGGCCATCGCACAGCAGTTGGCCGATCTGCTCGGATATGACTTCGCCGGCGCGTACGTCCCGGGCCAGCGCTATCCCGGTCCACTGTATTTCGTGCCGGGCGACGTGCTGACCGCGCTGGATGCGGCGCAAGCCTGCGGCATCCGCAGCGCCGCCGACCTGTTCGGCGGCGTGGTGCCCGACCGGGTCGTCGCCTCCAAGGCCATTACCCATCCGCTCGTCGATGCGCCCACGCGCGTACCGGAAGGCTGGTCGAGCGCCTTTGCCGAGCGCGTCCGCTCGGTGGTCCTGCCGGGCTACAGCGCCTACACGCCGGCCGACGCGCGCCGCGCGGGACGCGCGCTGTTGCACCTGGGCCCCGTGCGCATCAAGCCCGCGCATGGCAACGCCGGTCGCGGACAGCGCGTGGTCAGCGACATCAGCGAACTGGATGCGGTCGTGGCCGACTTCGATGAGGAGGCGCTGGCCCTCGATGGCATGGTGCTGGAAGCCGACCTTGTCGACCTGACCACCTGGAGCGTGGGCCAGGTGCGCGTGGACCATCACACCATCGCCTACTACGGCACGCAGTGGCTGACCCACGACAACGCGGGCGAGGTGGCCTACGGCGGCTCCAGCCTGCGCGTGCACCGTGGCGGCTTCGACGCGCTGCTGCGCGAATCGCTGCCACCGCCCGTGCGCGCGGCAGCCGCCCAGGCGCAGCTTTACGACGAGGCCGCGCGGCAATGTTTTCCGCGGATGTTCGCCTCGCGCCGCAACTACGACGTGGTGCAGGGCAAGGATCATCGCGGCCAGCCGCACGCCGGCGTGCTCGAATCGTCCTGGCGCATCGGCGGCGCCAGCGGCGCCGAGGCCGCCGCGCTGCTGCGCTTCCACGACGAGCCCGGCCGCCGCTGGCTCGGCGTGCGCTCGGAGGAACGCTACGGCACCGATGCCACGCCGCCACCCGGTGCCAGCGTGCTGTTCCACGGCGCCGATCCGGTCGTCGGCCCACTGCTCAAGTTCACGCTGGTGGAGGACGATGACGACGCGTAG
- a CDS encoding DUF885 domain-containing protein, which produces MRKTLALALAATLATAGSLYAQTAPASWVERSNADAKVLLDAIARFSPEFATQVGVPGYDTKVADLKPGIDKRSRAALVEAKGKLEKMLATEKDSNVREDLKIMIEATAQQIEGIDLNHKYLLPYTDIGSLIFSGEFVLLKDDVDAKRRPSALQRLECYVGKAPGCTPVTQEAKALMAARLGDKALLGPYKGEVEQKLANTPRYVEGIRKLFAKYKLDTPEGKAALDTLDAQLKDYDAWVRSTVLPRARTDFRLPEPLYAYNLKQVGIDIPPEQLMKQAELEFMELRGMMQAMAPVVAKAEGIDATDYRDVLKALKKQQLTRDQVEPWYHQVLGHIEDTIRDKNIVTLPKRAMQMRVASEAEAAQTPAPHMDPPPFLNNHGERGTFVLTMGNPGNGKDNSQAYDDFTFKAAAWTLTAHEGRPGHELQFAAMVERGVSLARSLFAFNSVNVEGWALYAESEMLPYEPPAGQFAALQARLMRAARAYLDPMLNLGLITRERAHDVLTHDVGLSEAMARQELDRYTFNSPGQATAYFYGYLRLQQLRLETELALGDKFDRKAFNDFVIGQGLLPPAQLAEAVKIQFVPQQKQMK; this is translated from the coding sequence ATGCGCAAGACCCTCGCCCTCGCCCTGGCTGCCACGCTGGCCACCGCCGGATCGCTGTACGCGCAGACCGCGCCCGCCTCGTGGGTCGAACGCAGCAACGCCGACGCCAAGGTGCTGCTGGACGCCATCGCACGCTTCAGCCCCGAATTCGCCACTCAGGTGGGCGTGCCCGGCTACGACACCAAGGTCGCCGACCTGAAGCCCGGCATCGACAAGCGCTCGCGCGCTGCACTGGTCGAGGCCAAGGGCAAGCTGGAAAAGATGCTCGCCACGGAAAAGGACTCCAACGTGCGCGAGGACCTCAAGATCATGATCGAGGCGACCGCGCAGCAGATCGAAGGCATCGACCTCAACCACAAATACCTGCTGCCCTATACCGACATCGGCTCGCTGATCTTCAGCGGCGAATTCGTGCTGCTGAAGGACGACGTCGACGCCAAGCGCCGCCCGTCCGCGCTCCAGCGCCTGGAGTGCTACGTCGGCAAGGCACCCGGTTGTACGCCGGTCACCCAGGAAGCGAAGGCGTTGATGGCGGCGCGCCTCGGCGACAAGGCGCTGCTGGGCCCGTACAAGGGCGAAGTGGAGCAGAAGCTCGCCAACACGCCGCGCTACGTCGAGGGCATCCGCAAGCTGTTCGCCAAGTACAAGCTCGACACGCCCGAAGGCAAGGCCGCGCTGGACACGCTCGATGCGCAGTTGAAGGACTACGACGCCTGGGTGCGCAGCACCGTGCTGCCGCGCGCGCGCACCGACTTCCGCCTGCCCGAGCCGCTGTACGCCTACAACCTCAAACAGGTCGGCATCGACATCCCGCCCGAGCAGCTGATGAAGCAGGCCGAGCTCGAATTCATGGAACTGCGCGGCATGATGCAGGCGATGGCGCCGGTGGTGGCCAAGGCCGAAGGCATCGACGCGACCGACTACCGCGACGTGCTCAAGGCGCTCAAGAAGCAGCAGCTCACCCGCGACCAGGTCGAGCCCTGGTACCACCAGGTGCTCGGCCACATCGAGGACACCATCCGCGACAAGAACATCGTCACGCTGCCCAAGCGTGCGATGCAGATGCGCGTGGCGTCCGAGGCCGAGGCGGCGCAGACGCCCGCGCCGCACATGGACCCGCCGCCGTTCCTCAACAACCACGGCGAGCGCGGCACCTTCGTGCTGACCATGGGCAACCCCGGCAACGGCAAGGACAACAGCCAGGCCTATGACGACTTCACCTTCAAGGCCGCGGCCTGGACCCTGACCGCGCACGAAGGCCGCCCCGGCCATGAACTGCAGTTCGCCGCGATGGTCGAACGCGGCGTCTCGCTGGCGCGCAGCCTGTTCGCCTTCAACAGCGTCAACGTGGAAGGCTGGGCGCTCTATGCCGAATCGGAAATGCTTCCGTATGAGCCGCCGGCCGGGCAGTTCGCCGCGCTGCAGGCCCGCCTGATGCGCGCCGCCCGCGCCTACCTCGACCCGATGCTCAACCTGGGCCTGATCACCCGCGAGCGCGCGCACGACGTACTGACCCACGACGTCGGCCTGTCCGAAGCGATGGCCCGCCAGGAACTGGACCGCTACACCTTCAACAGCCCCGGCCAGGCCACCGCCTACTTCTACGGCTACCTGCGGCTGCAGCAGCTGCGGCTTGAAACCGAGCTGGCGCTGGGCGACAAGTTCGACCGCAAGGCCTTCAACGACTTCGTGATCGGCCAGGGCCTGTTGCCGCCGGCGCAGCTGGCCGAGGCGGTGAAGATCCAGTTCGTTCCGCAGCAGAAGCAGATGAAGTAA
- the trhA gene encoding PAQR family membrane homeostasis protein TrhA yields the protein MPAPSVASPPRYRFGDELASTLIHGIGILLSIGGLATLVAFAALRGDARAVVASAVFGSTLILLYTASTLYHAIPGELPRRVLRTLDHIAIFLLIAGTYTPFTLIVLPGAWGWGLFGTIWALALAGSALELGLLRRIRTRWLAVSIYVAMGWVALVAFEPLRTHLAPGGLILLIAGGATYTLGVPFYLCKRVPFHHTVWHGFVLAGSVLHYLAVLLYVIPD from the coding sequence ATGCCCGCGCCTTCCGTCGCCAGCCCGCCGCGCTACCGTTTCGGCGATGAACTGGCCAGCACGCTGATCCATGGCATCGGCATCCTGCTCAGCATCGGCGGACTGGCGACACTGGTGGCGTTCGCTGCGCTGCGTGGCGACGCAAGGGCGGTGGTTGCCAGCGCGGTGTTCGGCAGCACGCTGATCCTGCTGTACACCGCCTCGACCCTGTACCACGCAATTCCCGGCGAATTGCCGCGGCGGGTACTGCGCACGCTGGATCACATCGCGATCTTCCTGCTGATCGCCGGTACCTATACGCCCTTTACGCTGATCGTGTTGCCGGGGGCGTGGGGCTGGGGATTGTTCGGCACGATCTGGGCCCTGGCGTTGGCCGGCAGTGCGCTGGAGCTGGGGCTGTTGCGGCGGATCCGGACTCGCTGGCTGGCGGTGTCGATCTATGTGGCGATGGGTTGGGTGGCGCTGGTGGCGTTCGAGCCGTTGCGCACGCATCTGGCGCCGGGTGGGCTGATCCTGCTGATCGCGGGCGGGGCGACCTACACGCTGGGTGTGCCGTTCTATCTGTGCAAGCGGGTGCCGTTCCACCACACGGTGTGGCACGGCTTCGTGCTGGCTGGCAGCGTACTGCATTATCTGGCCGTGCTGCTCTATGTCATTCCCGACTGA